One genomic region from Paroceanicella profunda encodes:
- a CDS encoding AI-2E family transporter — protein sequence MSLSSRDQLRYWGIGLLVLLVVLWAIGQALVPFLVGAAIAYFLDPVADRLERLGLSRAAATVVITLAALLIAAGALLVLIPSVVRQVTALVQTTPEMVRQFQAFLSEHYPQVLTEDSPLRSALSSASDTLQQKGLTMLNSVLSSSLALIDFLMLIVVAPVVAFYLLLDWDRMIAVIDTWLPRQHAPVIRDLALKVDRVLAGFVRGQLLVCVILGSFYAIALALLGLQFGLVIGLVAGLISFIPFVGSIVGGALSIGLALFQFWGEWPWIAAVAGVFIVGQAIEGNVLTPRLVGGSVGLHPVWLMFALSAFGALMGFSGLLIAVPVAAAIGVLGRFAMAEYQSGRLYRGTQDGPDA from the coding sequence ATGAGCCTGAGTTCGCGGGACCAGTTGCGTTACTGGGGTATCGGCCTTCTGGTGCTGCTCGTCGTCCTCTGGGCGATCGGGCAGGCGCTGGTGCCGTTCCTGGTGGGCGCCGCCATCGCCTATTTCCTCGACCCCGTCGCCGACCGGCTGGAGCGGCTCGGCCTGTCGCGCGCGGCCGCGACCGTGGTCATCACGCTGGCCGCGCTGCTGATCGCGGCCGGGGCGCTGCTGGTGCTCATTCCCTCCGTCGTCCGCCAGGTCACGGCGCTGGTTCAGACCACGCCGGAGATGGTGCGCCAGTTCCAGGCCTTCCTCTCCGAGCATTACCCCCAGGTGCTGACCGAGGACAGCCCGCTGCGCAGCGCGCTCTCCTCCGCCTCCGACACGCTGCAGCAGAAGGGCCTCACGATGCTCAACAGCGTGCTCAGCTCCTCGCTGGCGCTGATCGACTTCCTGATGCTGATCGTGGTGGCGCCGGTGGTGGCCTTCTACCTGCTGCTGGACTGGGACAGGATGATCGCCGTCATCGACACCTGGCTGCCGCGCCAGCATGCGCCGGTGATCCGCGACCTCGCGCTGAAGGTGGACCGGGTGCTGGCGGGCTTCGTGCGCGGGCAACTGCTGGTCTGCGTCATCCTCGGCTCGTTCTACGCCATCGCGCTGGCGCTGCTGGGGCTGCAGTTCGGGCTGGTGATCGGGCTCGTCGCCGGGCTGATCAGCTTCATTCCCTTCGTGGGCTCCATCGTGGGCGGCGCGCTCTCCATCGGGCTGGCGCTGTTCCAGTTCTGGGGGGAATGGCCGTGGATCGCGGCAGTGGCCGGGGTGTTCATCGTCGGCCAGGCCATCGAGGGCAACGTGCTCACCCCGCGGCTGGTGGGCGGTTCGGTCGGGCTGCACCCGGTGTGGCTGATGTTCGCCCTCTCGGCCTTCGGCGCGCTGATGGGCTTCTCCGGGCTGCTCATCGCCGTCCCGGTGGCGGCGGCCATCGGGGTGCTGGGGCGCTTCGCGATGGCCGAATACCAGTCCGGCCGCCTCTACCGCGGCACCCAGGACGGGCCGGACGCATGA
- a CDS encoding HdaA/DnaA family protein, protein MTQLIFDLPSRAARDREAFFVSPANADALGAIDLWAAWAQGRLALVGPEQSGKTHLAQVWAGDLGARVCEAEALTEALVPELVDAPLVLENADAAVPGRPQREAALFHLLNAMTEARRPILVTARRAPARWEVSLPDLASRLGAMQVAQIHAPDDALLAALLVKLFDDRQLAVPPELIPYLVTRMERSAREAAALVARLDAEALAAKKSLTPAFAKRILGW, encoded by the coding sequence ATGACGCAGCTCATCTTCGACCTCCCCAGCCGCGCCGCGCGGGACCGCGAAGCCTTCTTCGTGAGCCCGGCCAACGCGGATGCGCTGGGCGCCATCGACCTCTGGGCCGCCTGGGCGCAGGGGCGGCTGGCGCTGGTGGGGCCGGAGCAATCGGGCAAGACGCATCTCGCGCAGGTGTGGGCCGGGGATCTCGGCGCCCGGGTGTGCGAGGCGGAGGCCCTCACCGAGGCGCTGGTGCCCGAGCTGGTGGACGCCCCCCTGGTGCTGGAGAACGCCGATGCCGCCGTGCCGGGCCGCCCGCAGCGCGAGGCCGCGCTCTTCCACCTGCTCAACGCGATGACCGAGGCGCGCCGGCCGATCCTCGTGACCGCGCGGCGCGCGCCCGCGCGCTGGGAGGTGAGCCTGCCGGACCTCGCCTCGCGGCTGGGGGCGATGCAGGTGGCCCAGATCCACGCGCCGGACGACGCGCTGCTGGCCGCCCTGCTGGTCAAGCTCTTCGACGACCGGCAGCTGGCCGTGCCGCCCGAGCTCATTCCCTATCTCGTCACCCGGATGGAGCGCTCGGCGCGCGAGGCCGCGGCGCTGGTCGCGCGGCTGGACGCGGAGGCGCTGGCGGCGAAGAAATCGCTCACGCCCGCCTTCGCCAAGCGCATTCTGGGCTGGTAA